Within Caulobacter segnis, the genomic segment GATGATCGTCGTCTTCGAGAGGGCGTCAGCCATCTCGTCGGCGGCGGGCTGCATCAGCGGGCAGTGGAAGGGCGCGGAAACGTTCAGCGGGATGGCCCGCGCGCCCAGCTCCTTGGCCTTCTCGATGGCCTTGTCGACGGCGGCCTTGGCGCCCGAGATCACGACATTGCCGTTGTTGTTGTCGTTGGCCACGACGCAGACGCCGACTTCCGAGCCGGCGGCCGCGGCCGCTTCGGCCAGAGCCAGATCCGTCTTCGGCCCGATCAGCGAGGCCATCGCGCCCTCGCCCACCGGCACGGCGCGCTGCATCGCCTGGCCGCGCAGCTTCAGCAGGCGCGCGGTGTCGGCCAGGCTGATGGCGCCGGCGGCGGCCAGGGCCGAGTATTCGCCCAGGCTGTGGCCGGCCACGAAGGCGGCCTTGTCGATCCCGATGCCGAAGCCCTTCTCCAGCACGCGGGTCACGGCCAGGCTGACGGCCATCAGGGCCGGCTGGGCGTTCTCGGTCAGGGTCAGGTCGCCCTCGGGACCTTCCTTCATCAAGGCGAACAGCTTCTGGCCCAGGGCGTCGTCGACTTCCTGGAACACCTCGCGCGCGGTCCCGAAGGCCTCGGCGAGATCGACGCCCATGCCGACCGACTGGCTGCCCTGGCCCGGGAAAATGAAGGCGATGCTCATGGAAGCCCGCTCCGTCCTTTAGAGATTCAAGGCCGGGAGGGTTAGGCCAAAGGGCGCCAGGCGGCAAGTCGCCCCCACTTCCCCCGCGCCGCGGTCACCCCAGCCAGGGGCCTCCAGGCGGTCCCCAGCCCCAAACCGGCATGGGCGGATCGCCTTCCGGCTCGGGAACGCCTTCGGCCGAATTGATCACCGCCAGGCGCGTTCCCCACTCGAGATAGCCGACGAAGGCGGCGCGGAACTCCGGGTCGTCCGGCAGGCCCACGGCGTCGGCGGTTTCGAGCATCAGGGCGACCCAGGCGCGGCGCTGCTCCTGGGTGAGATGCCGACCCATATGCTTGCGGATCATCGCGGCGTGGCCGCCGCCGGCCTCGGTATAGGCCTTGGGCCCGCCGAACACTTCGCCGACGAAGGCCGCGACATGCTGGGCGTGATGCGGATCCATGTGCGCGAAGACCGGCGCCAGGGCCGGATGGTTCGGAACCCTGGCGTAGAAGGTCTCGAACAGCGCCTTCAGCTTGTCGGGACCACCCGCCCACTCGGCGAGAGTCGGAACGTTCGCGTCGCTTGCCGCCATGTTTTCCCGCTTAGCTCCCCACAGCAGGTAACGACGAAGGTAGCAGTTTGGAAGATCGAAGAATGGGGTTATCCAAGACGGGACCATAAACATCCTCCCCCGCAGGAGCTTTTCGATGTCCCGTCTGCTCGTGGCCGCCACCGCGCTCGCCCTGGTCGCCGCCTCTCCCGCCCTCGCCGCCCTGAAGGTCGGCGACAAGGCCCCCGATTTCGACGCCAAGGCCGCCCTGGCCGGCAAGGACTTCGACTTCAAGCTCTCCAAGGCTCTGAAGAAGGGCCCGGTGGTGCTTTACTTCTTCCCCGCCGCCTACACGTCCGGCTGCACGGCCGAAGCGCACGAGTTCGCCGAGGCCACGCCCGAGTTCGAGAAGCTGGGCGCGACGGTGATCGGCGTGACGGCCGGCAATGTCGACCGCATCAAGGATTTCTCCAAGGAGCACTGCCGCGACAAGTTCGCGGTGGCCGCCGCCGACAAGGCGCTGATCAAGAGCTACGATGTGGCGATGATGGTGAAGCCCGACTGGTCCAACCGCACCTCGTACGTGATCGCCCCCAACGGCAAGATCCTGATGTCGTACACCGACGGCAACTTCGCGGGCCACGTCACCCAGACCATGGACGCCGTGAAGGCCTACAAGGCCAAGAAGTAGCGAGCGTTTTTGGGTTTCAACCAGCCGCGCGGCTTGAGGGTCGCGCGGCGCGCGGGAGATGATCGCCCATGATCGATCCCGCCCATATCGACCTCTCTGGTGTTGAACTCGGCTTGAGAGGCGTCGCGATCGGCGCCTTTACCGCCACCGGCGTCTCGCTGGCCGCGAGTCGCAAGATGACGCCGACCCGCTGGGTCGGCGTACTGTTGATGGCCTGCGCCATCGCCCACGCTTTCGAGAGCCACTTCTACTACACCACGCGCCTGCACATGAGCCTCCTGACCTGGATGCTCAGTTCGATGGCCGCCGGCGTGTTCTGGCTGTTCTGTTCGGTGCTGTTCGAGGACGAGCCGAAGATCCCGGCCTGGCGCTTCGCCGTGCCCGGGCTGGCGTTGGCGCTCTGGCTGCCCGGCGCATTTCTGCCGCCATCTCCAGCCCGGGCGATCGCCTGGTGGATCTTCGCCGCCTCTTCGCTGGTGATCCACATCCACATCCTGCTGATGACCTGGCGGGGATGGCGCATCGACCTCATCGAACGGCGACGCCATCTTCGCGCTCCGATCGCGGCCGCAGCAACCGGCTACATGCTGGTCCAGACCTTATGCGACTTCGGTCTGGGCAAGGGGCCCGTCCTCCCCAGCCTCATCCAGGCCGTCGCCCTGGCCGCCCTGGGCGTCGGTTCGGCCCTGGCGCTGCTGCGCGCCGAGCCGGTGCTGGTCCAGGCCGCTCCCGCCGTCGGCGAGGCGCCCGCGCCCAAGCCCACCGAGACCCTGGACCTTACCCCCGCCGACCGCCTGGTTCTGGCGCGCCTGGACAAGGCCATGAACGAGAACGAGGTTTGGCGTGGCGAGGACCTGTCGATCGTGACCTTGGCCGCCCTGGTCGGCGCGCCCGAGCACCGGCTGCGCAAGCTGATCAACGGCACGCTGGGCCATCGCAACTTCGCCGACTACGTCAACGGCCGGCGGATCGAAGCGGCCAAGATCGCCCTGGCCGACCCCGAACAGGCGCTGAAGTCTGTCTCGACCATCGCCTATGAGCTGGGCTTCGCCTCGCTGGGACCGTTCAACCGGGCCTTCCGCGCCGTCACGGGCGTCACCCCGACCGCCTGGCGCCAGGACGTCACGCCGCCGCACCCGCACCTGCGGCTGGTCGAAACCGGCGAAGGCGCGCCGAAAGCCGACAAGCGGGCCTGATTTCGCGAACGGCGAGACGGTCTGGCGGCCGATCCTTTGTCCTGAGGCTCTCTCACCACCAGGAGCCCGAGATGCTCGACACCCTTATCCCCTTCGCCCACAACTGGCTCGGCGCCATGCAGGTCGATGTCACCCGCTACGTGATTTTCTCGGTCGGCGTCTGGCTGGCCCTGTGGGTCGTGCTGGCCGCGCCGCTGGCCGGCCGCAAGATCCGCGACAGCCGGCCCGCCGCGCGTCAGCTGCTGATCGAGTTCCTGACCTCGATCCGCTCGATCGCCATCTTCTCGACCGTGGGCCTGCTAACCTTCGCCCTCTTCCGCGCCGGCTGGCTGCCGGGGCCCTACATCGCCAAGGGCTGGGGCCCGGTGTGGTTCTGGACCAGCCTTGTCCTGATGATCGTCGCCCACGACGCCTGGTTCTACTGGACGCACCGGCTGATCCACGATCGGCGGCTGTTCCGGCGCTTCCACCGGCGGCACCACCGGTCGAACAACCCCTCGCCGTTCACCGCCTACAGCTTCGACCTGGGCGAGGCGTTCATCAACGGCGTGTTCGTGCCGCTATGGATGATCCTGGTCCCGACCCAGTGGCCGGTGGTGGGGCTTTTCATGCTGCACCAGATCGTCCGCAACACGATCGGCCATTCGGGCTATGAGCTGTTCCCCGCCCGCAAGGACGGCCGGCCGCTGATCCCGTGGCTGACGACCGTGACCCACCACGACCTGCACCACGCCCAGGCCGGCTGGAACTATGGCCTGTACTTCACCTGGTGGGACAAGCTGATGGCCACCGAGAACCCGAACTATCTGAAGCGCTTCGCCGAGGTCACGGCCAAGACGCAAAAAGGCGGCAAGGGCCGCAAGCTGGAGACTACCAGCTCGCCTTCACCAGCTTGACCATGGCGCGGGCGTCCTGCAGGCGCCATTCGTCGCGGGCGTTGACGCCCCGGACGTTGGCGCCGCGCAGGCTGACCGTGATCTCGGCCGGGATGTCGAAGGGCCGCGTCAGGCTCAGGTCGATGCCTTCGTTCCCGGTCGAGCCGCCGCCGAAGGCGATCGAGCCGATCGGCTTGCCGTCCAGGGTCAGGGACGAGCGGAGGTTGGCGCGGGCCACCGGCACCTTGTCCGGCACGGCGACGGCCTGGCTGGCGTCCATATCCATCGAGAAGCGGATGTAGTTGGCGCGCGGCAGCAGGCCGAAGCCGAACATCCGCGACATCGACGAACGCAGCTTGGCTTCATTCTGATTCCACGAAGCCCCGAGGGCCATCGAGCGCTCGCCCAGCCGATCGTCGTCGGGTTTGCGCGACAGGTTCAGATCGAAGTCATAGGTCGGATTGTCGAGCATGCCCGACGACTTGACCGTCAAGGCCACCTTCTCGCTGTCGGTCGATAGATCCAGCGGCAAGGCGGCCGAATAACCGGTGAAGCGACCTTCGTAGGCCGAGACTGAAGTGACGGGCTTTTGGACGACGACCTCGGCGCACGCCGGCGCGGCGACGGCGGCGGCCGCCGCGAACACGATGACAAGGCGTGTCGCGATCCCCATGCCCGCCTGCTAGCACAAGTGGCCGGAGGGATGAACCCCTGCACGCGCGCGATTTGTATGACGGATCGGGATCCGCCCGTCTTGCAGGCAAAAACCCCATGCGGCTTGCCTTTCGCCCCCATCTTCTGTAAGAGCGCGCGTTCTCACGGAAGGCGGTCTTGCACGCACCCATCCGGGACCGGGGTTTCCCCGCTCGGCGTGCCGGATCCATCGTGGTCGACGGACTTCCGTCGTCGTCCGCGCCGCCTTCCACAACGGAAGAAGGAAAACATGGCCCTCTACGAACACGTGGTCATCGCGCGGCAGGACATCTCGCCGCAACAGGCCGAAGCTCTGAACGAGCAACTGAAGACCCTCCTGGAAGAAAATGGCGGCCACATCGCCAAGATCGAGTACTGGGGTCTGCGCAATCTCACCTACCGCATCAAGAAGAACCGCAAGGGTCACTATTCCCTGCTCGCGATCGACGCCCCGGCGCCGGCCGTGAAGGAAATGGAACGCCAGCTGCTGATCAACGAAGATGTGCTGCGCTTCATGACCATCCGCGTCGAAGAGCTGGATCTCGAGCTGTCGCCGGTTCTGGCGCGTCGCGACCGCGGCGATCGTCCGGAGCGTCCGCGCGACGACTTCGGCGCTCAGCCGCAAGCGTAAGGGAGAAATAGATCATGACCGATACGACTGCTCCCGAAGCCGGCGCCGCTCCGGCCGCCGCCGCTGGCGGCGCTCGCCGCCCGTTCTTCCGTCGCCGCAAGGTTTGCCCGTTCTCGGGCGCCAACGCGCCGAAGATCGACTACAAGGACGTGAAGCTGCTGCAGCGTTACGTTTCCGAACGCGGCAAGATCGTGCCGTCGCGCATCACCGCGGTGTCGGCCAAGAAGCAACGCGAACTGGCCAAGGCCATCAAGCGCGCCCGCTTCCTGGCTCTGCTCCCCTACGTCGTGAAGTAAGGGAGACACCACGATGAAAGTCATTCTGCTCGAACGCGTCGAAGGCACCGGCGTCCTGGGTGACGAAGTCACCGTGAAGGACGGCTTCGCCCGTAACTTCCTGCTGCCCCGCGGCAAGGCCCTGCGCGCCACCAAGGCGAACCTGGCCACCTTCGAAGCTCAGCGCGCTGAGATCGAAGCCCGCAACGTG encodes:
- the fabD gene encoding ACP S-malonyltransferase encodes the protein MSIAFIFPGQGSQSVGMGVDLAEAFGTAREVFQEVDDALGQKLFALMKEGPEGDLTLTENAQPALMAVSLAVTRVLEKGFGIGIDKAAFVAGHSLGEYSALAAAGAISLADTARLLKLRGQAMQRAVPVGEGAMASLIGPKTDLALAEAAAAAGSEVGVCVVANDNNNGNVVISGAKAAVDKAIEKAKELGARAIPLNVSAPFHCPLMQPAADEMADALSKTTIIAPRTPLVANITAAPVHDPDVIRKLLVEQVTGRVRWRESMTWLATDGGVTRFAEAGAGKVLSGMAKRIAPDAEATPLNTPADLEAFAQSL
- a CDS encoding group II truncated hemoglobin; protein product: MAASDANVPTLAEWAGGPDKLKALFETFYARVPNHPALAPVFAHMDPHHAQHVAAFVGEVFGGPKAYTEAGGGHAAMIRKHMGRHLTQEQRRAWVALMLETADAVGLPDDPEFRAAFVGYLEWGTRLAVINSAEGVPEPEGDPPMPVWGWGPPGGPWLG
- a CDS encoding peroxiredoxin, with translation MSRLLVAATALALVAASPALAALKVGDKAPDFDAKAALAGKDFDFKLSKALKKGPVVLYFFPAAYTSGCTAEAHEFAEATPEFEKLGATVIGVTAGNVDRIKDFSKEHCRDKFAVAAADKALIKSYDVAMMVKPDWSNRTSYVIAPNGKILMSYTDGNFAGHVTQTMDAVKAYKAKK
- a CDS encoding helix-turn-helix domain-containing protein; this encodes MIDPAHIDLSGVELGLRGVAIGAFTATGVSLAASRKMTPTRWVGVLLMACAIAHAFESHFYYTTRLHMSLLTWMLSSMAAGVFWLFCSVLFEDEPKIPAWRFAVPGLALALWLPGAFLPPSPARAIAWWIFAASSLVIHIHILLMTWRGWRIDLIERRRHLRAPIAAAATGYMLVQTLCDFGLGKGPVLPSLIQAVALAALGVGSALALLRAEPVLVQAAPAVGEAPAPKPTETLDLTPADRLVLARLDKAMNENEVWRGEDLSIVTLAALVGAPEHRLRKLINGTLGHRNFADYVNGRRIEAAKIALADPEQALKSVSTIAYELGFASLGPFNRAFRAVTGVTPTAWRQDVTPPHPHLRLVETGEGAPKADKRA
- a CDS encoding sterol desaturase family protein; this encodes MLDTLIPFAHNWLGAMQVDVTRYVIFSVGVWLALWVVLAAPLAGRKIRDSRPAARQLLIEFLTSIRSIAIFSTVGLLTFALFRAGWLPGPYIAKGWGPVWFWTSLVLMIVAHDAWFYWTHRLIHDRRLFRRFHRRHHRSNNPSPFTAYSFDLGEAFINGVFVPLWMILVPTQWPVVGLFMLHQIVRNTIGHSGYELFPARKDGRPLIPWLTTVTHHDLHHAQAGWNYGLYFTWWDKLMATENPNYLKRFAEVTAKTQKGGKGRKLETTSSPSPA
- the rpsF gene encoding 30S ribosomal protein S6 → MALYEHVVIARQDISPQQAEALNEQLKTLLEENGGHIAKIEYWGLRNLTYRIKKNRKGHYSLLAIDAPAPAVKEMERQLLINEDVLRFMTIRVEELDLELSPVLARRDRGDRPERPRDDFGAQPQA
- the rpsR gene encoding 30S ribosomal protein S18 yields the protein MTDTTAPEAGAAPAAAAGGARRPFFRRRKVCPFSGANAPKIDYKDVKLLQRYVSERGKIVPSRITAVSAKKQRELAKAIKRARFLALLPYVVK